GTCAACATGTAGAGTTGTCTCAACCAATGACTCTTGTTTCCTCTTTGTCTGTACCAGAGGTGGGCGCTGCACTCTCTGTCCATGGTGATAGATCATGCTGGTCCTTTGTACCATGGCCATGTGGAGGCTAGCTTCACCCTGGTGCTGAGGTTGCTGCTGTCTATCCCCCCTACCCACGTAGAGGTCCACCAGAGCCTGGGCCGCTGCCTCAACGCCCTCGTCACCACTCTGGGACCTGACCTACAAGGTGACTCTACTCACCTCATAGTCACACACTGAGTCACTGGGAAGTAGAAATCTAATACCAgagaaaatacatttgatttcttGGATTGTATTGCAAAATGTAATATTCATAATATTGCTGCATGTAATTCATAATTTCACTCAATATCCAGCTTTCACCTTTTCTATGTTCTTTTTGTTGTAAGACTGTAGAACTGGCACTACACAGTAGGTGTGCCCTAACCCTGGTATGTGTATTAGTGTCTGACCCATTCTGTGCCCCAGGCGAGGGCCAGTCTGTGTCGGCCCTGCGGACGTCGTGCCTGGTGGGCTGTGCGGTGATGCAGGACAGTCCAGACTGTCTAGTCGAGGCCCAGGCCATCTCCTGTCTGCAGCAGCTGCACATGTTCGCCCCGCGTCACGTCAACCTGGCGAGCCTGGTGCCCAGCCTCTGTGTGAGTAGTGGCCCCAAGCTAATCCTGAACTGTGCCAAGGTTCTAGGTAGCTAATGCTAATGAGAAGCTGTTTCATACCTAGGTCGATAATTAGCTAATGTCATTCCtggctaatgctaagctattgaGTTAAGGATTCTATTAGTCTCAGGCAGCAATCAGTCATGCACACACTCACTTCAACACGCCTCTCTGTCTGTCGGGCAAATTACGTGATCAATTTCGTTTTAAACTTGTTAAGCCATATTGTCCCAGTGAGTGTTTCTGTAGTGGCTTCCTCTGTAGTGACCGTGTGTATTCTCTCTCATACAGGGAATCTTGTTGGATTATTCTATGTTGGTAGGTTCTTTCCCCTGCCTGCAGGAGTTGCGGTGTCAAGTTGTATTTTGCTATTGGCACTGCTCCTACTTTCTTAGCAGTGTTTTCTTTGTCACCCTGTTGATTTTCACTTTGGTTGTCTTTTTCTTGTCATTTTGGTTCTCTTCTGTGAGTTTGAACTAACCCTATCAGGCATCCACAGCGAGCATGAGCCGATTCCCTCCCTCACAGCCCTCTACTCCACGGGTAGTGCCAAGGATTTGTTTTTGCGTCAGTGGCTCTTTTCTCAAAATCCTCCTTTCTTCACACTGGATGGCTATTCGGATCACTAGTGTAGGTCAAGGGGTAAAAACAGTCCCCCACGAGCCTCTGTCAACTGCTTGTTGCTCTATTTATCGGAGTAGTGTGTTCTACTATCAGTTCTGAGGAATGATGACCTTTGACCAAATGACCATACAAGCTATAAAGACTGATCTGATGACACAGGTCTAAATAGCATCAATCAAATAGCATCAATCAAATATAAAGTAGTCACTGGCACAAGTAAAACTATCCTTCACAGTTCCTCTGATTTCCCACActcctctagcctggtcccagatcggtttgtgctgtcttgccaactcaggCGTGACcgtgaccataggagttggcaagacggaACAggtagatctgggaccaggcgaaTCCTCTGGAAAGGCTTCTGTTTGTTTGatatgacagggtgattaacagcATCATGGTACCAGGGAGGACTGGTCAATAGTGTCCTCTCCCAGAGAGCTAATAACATTTCTATTGCTCGTTGTTTGTCGTCTATCGTCTGTGTTGGAACTCACACACTGCTCTATTTTCTGTTCCCCCTGGTTTGATATGATTTTCCAGTTAGCAGGCCAAATGATTTTGGATACAGTTGTTGACACACAAACTGAAAATAATTGCTTTTAGCTGAAATATCTCTATTTCGGTTTCGCTCGCTGCTCACAGCAATTATTTGTATCCGTTCCAACATGATGTTTAGCTGAAAATGAATATGGCCACAACTTATCTATGATAGTGTTTCTACTGGGGTTTTGAACAGAGTAGTCAGACTGTTAACATAGATGGACTGGGCCCTTGTAATGAGATCTCACTCTCAGTTCACGTCTGTCCTGTTTATTAATTCAGTTATATTTCAACCAAAGTGCTAATCACTTCTTGATGATGGGATGTACTACTTTGACTTTAAAACAGACAGAATGGTCACCCTCTCTACCTGTGTTTAGTACCTCTATGTAGTCCTCATATGCTgagttgcttaagtgtgtgtgtgtgtctctgcgtgtgcgtatatgcttggtgtgtgtgtgtaggtgaaccTGTGCAGCTCGTACCTGTCTCTGCGTCGTGCTGTGGTGGCCTGTCTCAGACAGCTGGCCCAGAAGGAAGCCCTGGAGGTGTCTGAGCATGCTGTGGCCCTTGTCAAGGAGCTGCCCCGCAGGGACAACACACATCTTGGtgagacaaaaaaaacacacactttgagacacaaacacactgagataCAAGCCGAGATGTCTGGTCACTTTACCTTCACCAGCAAATCTATCATTTTCTTGTAATGCTCAGCATGTGCAAATGGACTTAATTAACAGACATTAAGTAGCTTAATAATATGCTGTAGAGAAGCCCCATTGTGaccagtgtctcctcctccacaGATGTGACCATTAAGGAGGTGGGCCTGGAGGGGGCTCTGTTCAGCCTGCTGGACCGGGAGTCAGACCCCCGTCTCTGTCAGGACATCCAGGAGACTCTGGTCCATATGATGAGTTCCATCGCCACGGGGAAACTGGCCCACTGGCTCAAACTCTGCAAAGACGTCCTGTCTGCCTCTGCAGGTGGGTGTGATGTCAAACGGAAGAGACGTCCTTCTCTTTCTGTTACTGGGTGTAGTGTTCTACCCAACAAGGCCGATGTCAAAGGGACTTTATTTGACGCCAAATATTCTCCTTACTGATGCAATCTATCGCATGGATGTAGTTTAAGTTGATGGCTATACTACTTCACCCCAGCTGTCTCTGTGGTTTGTTGTGTCAGAATCCACAGCCCCGGTAGAGAccaaccaggaggaggagggagagagggacgacGACGCGTCAGTCTTCCACGCCACGTCAGAGTCCAGCGGGCCCTTCACCAACCTGCGCTGGTCCACGCGGGTCTTCGCTGTGGAGTGCGTGTGTCGCATCATCGCCCTGTGTGAGAGCCACGGACACCCTGCCCACTTCGACATGGCCCTGGCCCAGGAGCACCGCCTGCATGAGTCCACCGGTGAGGGAAGCCATTTTGTGGGAACTTACCTACCTTATGAGCTGTTTTCAATAGTGTCCCTGCTCTGACAAAGGTCATTATAGACTGAAAGCTTAGCAAATTAAAACTCTGCTTAGACTTTTGTCAGATGGAATTTCAGTCCTTTTCCACCTGCTACTCTTCCTAACAAAAAAATGCATTGTTTAATCACACATTCTATTCAAATGGCATCTTGTGGAGCATCTAGATGCCatttccatgtgttatttaacATCTGTTCACATGTCATATATATCCTACCCTCTCTTCCCTGCCAGACTTCCTGGTCCTTCACCTGGCTGCCCTGATCCGCATGGCCTTCATGGCTGCCACTGACCACAGTGACAAGCTGAGGCTCTCTGGCCTACAGACTCTACTGGTCATCATCCGCAAGTTCGCTGCCATCCCAGAGCCGGAGTTCCCTGGCCACGTCATCCTGGAGCAGTATCAGGCTAACGTGAGTCTCTGTCATGTCTTCTACTACCACGGATGGGGGAATGAGCGTTCCAGCCTTATTCAAAGACTCCTCTCTCTTTTTAATGCGTAGGTTGGAGCTGCTCTGAGACCAGCCTTTACTGCAGACGCACCTCCTGATGTGACAGCCAAAGCCTGCCAGGTGTGGCCATCTAGTGCTCTGTACTTTATTTTCTACTTTTAACAAATAATGATTGAATATGGTCCTCTGATTTGAGCTATCACTGAATAAATAGTCTTTCCACTGTGCTGCCTGACAGGTGTGCAGTGCGTGGATCGCCAGTGGGGTGGTCAGTGATCTGAGGGATCTGAGGAGGGTGCATCAGCTCCTGGCCTCTTCGCTGGTCAAGGTCCAGGCAGGGAAGGAGGTGCCCAGTCAGCTCTACAATGAGGGAACATCCACCATGGAGACACTGGCTGTGCTCAAGGCCTGGGCTGAGGTAAGTCATTGCTGGCTGATCCCAGTCCAAGCCTGTCATCCATCAACACTTGCATTTAAAAGCCACATCCTCTACTAGTTGAACTCCTGGTTGAAGTCACTGTCATTCCAGTACAGGTTTAGTCTCGTGCTGTTTCTTTTGGCACTTTCTATATCCTCCACTGTGTCTATGTGCAACAGAGTTGAAAATTCATCCCAGACAcatgacacatacagacactttTACTAGGGACAGTTTGTTCATCCTGACTGCTAATTGGTTGTCTGGTTATTTCTATACTGCACATCTAATAATattaacactgtgtttgtctCCTCTCCCAGGTGTACATTGTGGCGGTGCAGAGCAGCAGTAGACCGAGGGAGAGCCCCATCCCAGGGCCAGGCCCAGGGAGGCAGGGTGAGCAGGCTGCTTCTCCCTTGCTAGAGGAGGACTGTGGGGGGGCTGAAGGGCCAGGGCTGCTGACGCTGGTCCAGACTGACCTGGCTACGCTGAGCCGTCTGTGGCTGGCTGCCCTACAGGACTACGTTCTCCTCACCCTCCCCCAGGACTACTCGGCACAGCTACCCGCTACAGGTGAGGTCACCGTAAGGGCCGCAGGCTACAGGTGGTGTTCTAGATCTGGTGGGGTTGTATGTGTTACACACTGGGAAGAGGGTAGATCATGTAGGCAGATGCTCTGTAGTGATGTTAAGTTTGGCTCTTTTTACTGATTCGGGATCTTTTTGACTCGTTCAGTCTAAAGGACTCTTTTTCGACCCATTTCGTTCATTTGATTCAGTCATGCTCAGAGCATGCAGGACCCCCTATCGGTGAACGATGAACTGAAAACTCAAGAGTCATGATTCTACAAAGCCTCTCGTTCACAACAAGGGGCTTATTGGAGCTGTCATTTGTGACTGAGACTTGTAAAAATCATGCTTTAAACAATGTACATTTGTTGATTGCTAGGCATACAAGAAAGATGGTCTTGGTACATTTGAAACGAGGTCTAGTTGTGGCCACAACCAGGCTAGATTGTGAACGACTCTTGGCGGTATACATTACTTGACTGCAGTGAGGGTGATGGGCACAATATTGTTTGCAAACTGCAGCCCACCAAACGATTCGTGTTGGAGTGTGTTGAGCAGAGGCTGTGTATGTTTTGGTTCTACAAAGCTGTGTCCGTAACATTCAATAAATTGCGTGGCGCAAGAATGAATGCAATCTATTATCCGTTCTACAATTTTTTTATTCTCTATGCTGCCTGCAGCTGGTTCTATTTTGCCTGCGGGCCTATGGACCTGGGGCTTTCTTACCCGGACCCAATatggatacatttttttaaatatgttagACCCGTTCTGTGTAGACCTGGTCGGATCCAGGGAAGCAGCAGCAAAGACCATTTTGAAGCTACTTTATTAACTAGAACTGATAAAgcatgagggagaggaggtagagagaggtgacacTGGGTGTGACTGTAGCCTAGTACCACTTTGATGACTTATGATTGGCCAACATCAACGACAAGCTACACGCGCCACTCTCGTGAGCAGCAAAAAGCAGCAGCATAAATTATACAATTtctctctactgcagcagtcGTGTTCAGATCTATATGGATCCTTctggacaagtcagttaaaattacACATACCCGAGACCCGTGACAATCATATCAGATTCAACCCAGACCCGTGgacattttatttagaattctggaTCCGGACCCTCTTCGGTATTCGGGTCCAGGTGGATCCGTGAAGACCTCGAGCGCATATATGACCGACACAGACAGTTTGTCGGAGCACGTCACCGGAAGAGCGCGTATTAATCCTGCTGTAGAATGCATTGCGGCCAACAGGTCAAACAAATTACTAAAATGAACGAGTCACTCGGAAAAACGAGTCATGACTCTCGAGTCAGTAAAAATTCAAAAAGAATTCAAAAAGAATGAATAATTTGCGAACGGCACATCACTAATGCTGTGGTTTATTAATTTAAGTGTGCACTGTAGTTAACATATGTATCGTTGATGGGAAATTGCATTGATctaacctttgtgtgtgtgtgtgtgcacgagcATCAGGAGGGACATTCTACACAGCAGAGACAGCGGAGCAGGCCAGACCCCACTACTGCAGCTCCTGGGCTCCCATCCTCCATGCCACGGCCTTGTGGCTCAACAGCACTGGTTTCATCATGGTGGATGACGGCCCTGCCAACCTGTCCCGGCCCGTTACCCCCACCTCCATGGGCCAGTCCACCTCCCTGGCCTCCGTCAAGTCCCCTGAGGACATCAGCTCTGACCGACTCCACCTCATCCTGAGTGAGAAGCAATGGACCTGACACAAGGGCACTTTTCTATGAATATCCTTCTTACAAAAAGAAGCTTTTGAAGCAGGTGATCTTTGTAGTTGGAGATATTTTTTGATGCGTCGTGTTTTCCCTGTCTGTAGGCATCAGTGTGGAGTTCCTGTGCTCTCCTCACTCCCATGACCAGATGGAGAACATCTCCTCCTGCCTCCAGGCCCTGCAGGCTCTGCTAGAGGTCTCCTGGCCCCGGTCAAAAGTCGGCAATGACCAGGTGTTGAGTGTGGAACTGCTGAGCGTGCTTCACAGGCTGATTGTGACGCGGGAGGCCCCAGGGGTGCAGCTGGCCGTGCTGGAACTGGTTAGACAGGTGGTGTGTGCTGCCCAGGAGCACGTCAAGGAGAAACGCCACAGTGCTGAGGGTGAGTGTGGAGCAGGAACACTTGCCTTGTATGCGTGATCGATCAAGGAAGTAACCGCAATTTCAAAAAGTTATGTCTCTGCCTGTGGCCCTTCTCAGTTGTTGACGGGGGTGTTACCAACTTTAGCACATGTGTTCTACCACTGCAAGGTAGgacattgtattttttttttaaatgtgtgtgtgtctctcactctatctctccctcagtGGATGACGGGGCAGCAGAGAAGGAGACGGTTCCTGAGTTTGGGGAGGGCCGGGACACCGGCGGCCTGGTTCCAGGCAGGTCTCTAGTGTTCGGGGCCCTGgagctgtgcctgtgtgtgctggTGCGTAAACTGCCCCAGCTCAGCCCCAAGCTGGCCGGCAGCCCTAGCGGGGGCCAGGGAGGTTCGTCCTTGAGTCTGAGTGACAGTGACTGCAGACAAGTGGCGGCTGCTCTGGCCATCCTGTCTGACCTACCATCCATCTGCTCTCCTGACGGTAAGCCAAACTGGGCCTGATAATCAGGACTTAGCTCAATTCAACCAAGTCAGGAAGTAAACGGACATTCCAATTTCAATCCCAATGAagggaattggaatttcagttaaCGTCCTAAATTAAAGTAGAATATACCCCAGCACTGCTGCTAAATGCCAACAGCACAGAGAGTAGGTCAATATCATGATACATCGTTAATTGAGTCATTgagagtgattgattgattgttattTGATCAGTTGATCACAAATGGAAGAATACTCATTTGCAAATGAATGCGTTAAAGCCCTTTTAGAAACAACTTGATCTCGTTTAAAGGATGATCACTCAGGCTGATTAAACATTCTCGTCACTTCTCGTCTTTTCTATGACGCTGTGGTTAATGgttaccctctctcttctcctcccatagGTAGTGTCTCCATTCTGCCTACACTAATGTACCTGTTGATGGGGGTGCTGAGGGAGTTGGTCCAGCAGCCTTGTGGTGGTGGAGCTGGGGGTGGTGAGGCTCTGGGCCTGGTAGTGCCTGCAGCCCTGCAGGCCCTGAGAGCTGTGCTCTCCTCCCCTATGAGTCGCTCAGAGAAGAGCCGCGGGGCCTGGGCCCACCTGCTGCGCTGTGCTCTCAACACCCTGCTGGACTTCTGGGATTCTGGTACGGCGTCAGGGACGGGAGGGCACTTCACATAGAAAACataatcacacacgcacacagtcagGGAAGACACGGGAGGCCCCTTCATTCAGAAACCAGCCTCCAGCAAATGTCATGGCCTTTTGGTTTGAAAGTCTACACATACGCAATCAGATTTTAAGTTCTTCAATTGCTTTCCAAGTTTAGCCTTGGGTTTAGAAATCAAAATGTGGTTTAGAATGCATAATTAAATTAGAAGTTAAATAAGATTCCAGCTGGATGTATGATTCGCTTTGTGTTCTGGTCTCTGTTGACAGATAAGCCCAACCCTGTAGTGGATGAGGTTAGTCTGTTGACAGCTCTCACCATCTTCCTGCTGACTGCCAGTCCTGAGGTCACCACAGCCCAGCCATTGCAGACACGCTGCATAGACAAGTTTAAAGCCAGTCTGGAGTCTAAGGACCCTGTGGTAAGTCGGCACTAAGTAGTtccaacaaaatacaaaacgGAGGGGGAAAAAGCACCTTTTTAGGACTCCTTGGTGACACTGTTTTTATGATGACTCAAGTTACTGTTCAAAGTTCCTCGGTATTACATTCTCTTCAAGCATTCAATGCAAAGAGGTTCTTCCCAATAATTAGCATATTTAAAGGCTGTATCCACAGCTGATTCTACACCTTCTTTACGCTTCCTCAGGTGCTCAGTAGGAGTTACCAGTTGCTGATGTCAGTGTTCCAGAGCAAGACCGGGGTGGCGGTGCCCTTCATCCAGGGCCTGGGGAGCTGTGTGGTGGGACACCtgcagggggtggagaggaggaggcccCAGAGCTCCAAAGAGCTCCAGGCCATCCAGGATGGAGTCAGGGCCCTAGAGGCTCTGGTGTTCGCTGCCGACGAGATGCACCGTGAGTAGGCTAGGTTATCTCAGACTCTTGACTGCTGTGGTCATTCGAGTGGTGAAGATTATTTGTCTTTTTCTGGATAGGTTATTTTCCTTTCCagtttttctgtctctgtcccatgATGAGGTCTTATTCGGGTTGTGTTTTGACCTTTTGACCTCCAGGTCCCCAGCTAGTGGCCATTCTCCTTCCCATCCTCATCTCCTTTCTACTGGATGAGAATGCCCTGTCCTCTGCCCCCGCGCCCGCCCGCACCCTGCATGAGTCAGCCCTGCAGGACCTGATGCGCATCGGCCCCCAGCACTCGTCCGTCTTCAAGGCCCTCATGGCCTCTTCGCCCCACATGAAATCCAGGCTGGAGGCTGCTGTAAAGGGCAACCAGGAGAGTGTCAACGCCAAGGCCACACAACTTCAAGTACCCAGCAAGACCTCGCCCAGCATTCAACTCAAGACCAATTTTCTGTGAGCCTTTATATAGTGAAATGAATGCTTAGTTATCGTGAGCGGACAAGAAACAGCCACACGTTATATTATAGTGTCGTTATCATAGTAGCATACTTACCGCATTAGGATTGTAATAATCACTAAAGCCAGGCACAGATCAAGGACAAGACAGTGCAGTATTTCATCATTTTAGTTTGGCAGACAGTCAAAATTAAGTTTTGGACGTTAAGTTTAATTTCATGGTACAATAGGTGTTCATTTGAACTGTTTAACCTCTATGAGGGAATGACAACAGAGTAAAGACAATGTTATCATTGGACGTAGATTCCTAACCAGGGAGCTCAAATGCTGCTGGTAGGTCTTACAGACAGCAAAGGTCTGGGGTTGGAGTCGTAGACCATCTGGGGTTGGAGTCGTAGCCCATCTGggatgtattcattagtgcaaagtgtagcaaaacattttgcaacagaaaacaaaaacaagtgcTTCTTAAGGagaaattcaggtaggtccctccatGTTTCGACCCATTTTTCTTCTGTGTGAATACACCCCTGTTCAATCAGTGAGGGAAACATTCGTTCACTTCTAACCATATAATTTCTATTCACATCTAAACTTTGCGTGGCATCCACATGCTTGGATGTCTACATTATTAGTTTTGTGTTAGATTACATATCATTTGAATGGCTGTCATCATATTAAGTAGAGAggcagtatatatgtatatacacacacacagggacacaaacacactaccagtcaaaagttttggaacacctactcattcaagggtttttctttatttttactattttctacattgtagtgaagacatcaaaactatgaattaacacatatggaatcttgtagtaaccaaaacagtgttaatatatttttatttgtttatcttCAAAATAGCCGCCATTTgacttgatgatagctttgcacactcttggcattctctcaacgagcttcacctggaatacttttccaaaagtattgaaggagttcccacatatgctgagcacttgttggctgcttttccttcactctgcggtcgaactcatcccaaaccatctcaattgaattgaggtcgggtgattgtggaggccaggttatctgatgcagcaccatcactctccttggtcaaatagcccttacacagcctgaaggtgtgttgggttattgtcctgttgaaaaacaaatgatagtcccactaagcccataccagatgggatggcgtattgctgtagAATGttgtggttgccatgctggttaagtgtgccttgaattataaacaAATCACAGACGGTggtaccagcaaagcaccatcacacctcctcctccatgctttacggtgggaaatacacatgcagagatcatccgttcacccacaccgcttCTCACaatgacacggcggttggaaccaaatatctcccatttggactccagaccaaaggacaaatttccatcggtctaatgtctgtgacttgaactctgtgaagcatctattttctaaggctggtaactaatgaacatatcctctgcagcagagggaactctgggtcttcctttcctgtggcggtcctcatgagagccagtttcatcaaagtgcttgatggtttttgcgactgtacttgaagaaagtaattgaaattttccggattgactgaccttcatgttttaaagtaatgatggtctgtcatttctctttgcttatttgtgctgttcttgccataatatggacttggtctttttctGTAGcccccccaccttgtcacaacacaactgattggctcaaccgcattgaggaaagaaattccactttttattttttaagaaggcacaccttttaattgaaatgcattccaggtgactaactcatgaagctggttgagagaatgccacgtgTGTGCAGAGCTGTAATTAAGGCACAGGGTGgctttttgaagaatctcaaatataacatatatttagatttgtttaacacttctttttttttggttacttcacgATTCCATaggtattatttcatagttttgacgtcttcactattattctacaatgtagaaaatagtccaaacaAAAACTCTTGAacaagtaggtgttctaaaacttttgtgtggtgtggatgtatgtatgacATTCTGCAACGTAAGCTGAAAGAGATACGGCATACATTTACTGTCATAATGGAAgtgttgatggaaaataaaaagctCCAGTAACTTTATTCTCCAACACAACTTAGGTTTGAATTGCCATGGCAATATACAGGAAAAGCAATGTAAACTACCATGT
This genomic stretch from Oncorhynchus kisutch isolate 150728-3 linkage group LG7, Okis_V2, whole genome shotgun sequence harbors:
- the heatr5a gene encoding HEAT repeat-containing protein 5A isoform X1, whose translation is MERAHSLLLNEEACSQLGEHQRAEFVFEWLRFLKKLLPAADRADVKKNQKCLVEQLTGILIGSPGPPTRWLLAHCLALLYRVGDSLTSSHTVDRCNDIIRSKDDSPSYLPTRLAAIACLGALYEQLGRLLVNTFKETLANLLKAIKSAESQGRYEIMLSVEKILRGLGVSAMPCHRDIYKATRACLTDRSMAVRCAAAKCLLELQREAVFLWTSELENVATLCFRAFESSNYDVRVAISKLLGTLLATAVEPKQPTAHRQGSRRSSLEEVMDLLTGGFLRGGAGFLRASGDKLKGTSSVSKDIRIGITQSCVVFVSCLGGVWLEANFSALLVLLMELVSQTRATQTPADAVCCRRCISFILRATLGSLLGEKAQIAAAKEICLAIGKQKRAVDAAMCDGNVETRVTTTDVAASQHVLVCALLELGSLVQGLASTAASLLTDTSTALLDTVISVLLHPSVSARLAAAWCLRCVAVALPSQGAVLLDRCAERLNALKSCPEAVAGYSSAIAALLGAVQHCPLGIPHTKGNVVMGLAEDLLRSATQNSRISIQRTQAGWLLLSSLNTLGPAVVEHHLPRMLVLWRCAFPPSIRDLDMELRRGDHFTWQVTLEGRAGALCAMKSLVIHCRDLLTDDVIGRLLTPLACAVALLTKVPTLIKSYGNLIKNTSVVFRLRVYEILALLPPKTYEESFGIVLKQLVTDITGPENVVCSELTLLPPLCHSDDLALLGPALQDMDQHYIEEQLQGSSVGGGTLEYDTFTICVKCQDVPAPLPPPAALTTAAIQLFGVIFPHIIVPLRTQILEQFTESLKQLKGVRQQTVQTHVTAALCSVLKHLGSSRVGLGPEEVRKPALGLLVGALESSNPLLRCMAAEGLSRLVQVVNDPAFTVSMTLVSFDKLKTARDAVTRTGHALALGSLYRYVGGISSPQHLSACVGILFTLSQDSTSPEVQRWALHSLSMVIDHAGPLYHGHVEASFTLVLRLLLSIPPTHVEVHQSLGRCLNALVTTLGPDLQGEGQSVSALRTSCLVGCAVMQDSPDCLVEAQAISCLQQLHMFAPRHVNLASLVPSLCGILLDYSMLVNLCSSYLSLRRAVVACLRQLAQKEALEVSEHAVALVKELPRRDNTHLDVTIKEVGLEGALFSLLDRESDPRLCQDIQETLVHMMSSIATGKLAHWLKLCKDVLSASAESTAPVETNQEEEGERDDDASVFHATSESSGPFTNLRWSTRVFAVECVCRIIALCESHGHPAHFDMALAQEHRLHESTDFLVLHLAALIRMAFMAATDHSDKLRLSGLQTLLVIIRKFAAIPEPEFPGHVILEQYQANVGAALRPAFTADAPPDVTAKACQVCSAWIASGVVSDLRDLRRVHQLLASSLVKVQAGKEVPSQLYNEGTSTMETLAVLKAWAEVYIVAVQSSSRPRESPIPGPGPGRQGEQAASPLLEEDCGGAEGPGLLTLVQTDLATLSRLWLAALQDYVLLTLPQDYSAQLPATGGTFYTAETAEQARPHYCSSWAPILHATALWLNSTGFIMVDDGPANLSRPVTPTSMGQSTSLASVKSPEDISSDRLHLILSISVEFLCSPHSHDQMENISSCLQALQALLEVSWPRSKVGNDQVLSVELLSVLHRLIVTREAPGVQLAVLELVRQVVCAAQEHVKEKRHSAEVDDGAAEKETVPEFGEGRDTGGLVPGRSLVFGALELCLCVLVRKLPQLSPKLAGSPSGGQGGSSLSLSDSDCRQVAAALAILSDLPSICSPDGSVSILPTLMYLLMGVLRELVQQPCGGGAGGGEALGLVVPAALQALRAVLSSPMSRSEKSRGAWAHLLRCALNTLLDFWDSDKPNPVVDEVSLLTALTIFLLTASPEVTTAQPLQTRCIDKFKASLESKDPVVLSRSYQLLMSVFQSKTGVAVPFIQGLGSCVVGHLQGVERRRPQSSKELQAIQDGVRALEALVFAADEMHRPQLVAILLPILISFLLDENALSSAPAPARTLHESALQDLMRIGPQHSSVFKALMASSPHMKSRLEAAVKGNQESVNAKATQLQVPSKTSPSIQLKTNFL
- the heatr5a gene encoding HEAT repeat-containing protein 5A isoform X2; the protein is MERAHSLLLNEEACSQLGEHQRAEFVFEWLRFLKKLLPAADRADVKKNQKCLVEQLTGILIGSPGPPTRWLLAHCLALLYRVGDSLTSSHTVDRCNDIIRSKDDSPSYLPTRLAAIACLGALYEQLGRLLVNTFKETLANLLKAIKSAESQGRYEIMLSVEKILRGLGVSAMPCHRDIYKATRACLTDRSMAVRCAAAKCLLELQREAVFLWTSELENVATLCFRAFESSNYDVRVAISKLLGTLLATAVEPKQPTAHRQGSRRSSLEEVMDLLTGGFLRGGAGFLRASGDKLKGTSSVSKDIRIGITQSCVVFVSCLGGVWLEANFSALLVLLMELVSQTRATQTPADAVCCRRCISFILRATLGSLLGEKAQIAAAKEICLAIGKQKRAVDAAMCDGNVETRVTTTDVAASQHVLVCALLELGSLVQGLASTAASLLTDTSTALLDTVISVLLHPSVSARLAAAWCLRCVAVALPSQGAVLLDRCAERLNALKSCPEAVAGYSSAIAALLGAVQHCPLGIPHTKGNVVMGLAEDLLRSATQNSRISIQRTQAGWLLLSSLNTLGPAVVEHHLPRMLVLWRCAFPPSIRDLDMELRRGDHFTWQVTLEGRAGALCAMKSLVIHCRDLLTDDVIGRLLTPLACAVALLTKVPTLIKSYGNLIKNTSVVFRLRVYEILALLPPKTYEESFGIVLKQLVTDITGPENVVCSELTLLPPLCHSDDLALLGPALQDMDQHYIEEQLQGSSVGGGTLEYDTFTICVKCQDVPAPLPPPAALTTAAIQLFGVIFPHIIVPLRTQILEQFTESLKQLKGVRQQTVQTHVTAALCSVLKHLGSSRVGLGPEEVRKPALGLLVGALESSNPLLRCMAAEGLSRLVQVVNDPAFTVSMTLVSFDKLKTARDAVTRTGHALALGSLYRYVGGISSPQHLSACVGILFTLSQDSTSPEVQRWALHSLSMVIDHAGPLYHGHVEASFTLVLRLLLSIPPTHVEVHQSLGRCLNALVTTLGPDLQGEGQSVSALRTSCLVGCAVMQDSPDCLVEAQAISCLQQLHMFAPRHVNLASLVPSLCVNLCSSYLSLRRAVVACLRQLAQKEALEVSEHAVALVKELPRRDNTHLDVTIKEVGLEGALFSLLDRESDPRLCQDIQETLVHMMSSIATGKLAHWLKLCKDVLSASAESTAPVETNQEEEGERDDDASVFHATSESSGPFTNLRWSTRVFAVECVCRIIALCESHGHPAHFDMALAQEHRLHESTDFLVLHLAALIRMAFMAATDHSDKLRLSGLQTLLVIIRKFAAIPEPEFPGHVILEQYQANVGAALRPAFTADAPPDVTAKACQVCSAWIASGVVSDLRDLRRVHQLLASSLVKVQAGKEVPSQLYNEGTSTMETLAVLKAWAEVYIVAVQSSSRPRESPIPGPGPGRQGEQAASPLLEEDCGGAEGPGLLTLVQTDLATLSRLWLAALQDYVLLTLPQDYSAQLPATGGTFYTAETAEQARPHYCSSWAPILHATALWLNSTGFIMVDDGPANLSRPVTPTSMGQSTSLASVKSPEDISSDRLHLILSISVEFLCSPHSHDQMENISSCLQALQALLEVSWPRSKVGNDQVLSVELLSVLHRLIVTREAPGVQLAVLELVRQVVCAAQEHVKEKRHSAEVDDGAAEKETVPEFGEGRDTGGLVPGRSLVFGALELCLCVLVRKLPQLSPKLAGSPSGGQGGSSLSLSDSDCRQVAAALAILSDLPSICSPDGSVSILPTLMYLLMGVLRELVQQPCGGGAGGGEALGLVVPAALQALRAVLSSPMSRSEKSRGAWAHLLRCALNTLLDFWDSDKPNPVVDEVSLLTALTIFLLTASPEVTTAQPLQTRCIDKFKASLESKDPVVLSRSYQLLMSVFQSKTGVAVPFIQGLGSCVVGHLQGVERRRPQSSKELQAIQDGVRALEALVFAADEMHRPQLVAILLPILISFLLDENALSSAPAPARTLHESALQDLMRIGPQHSSVFKALMASSPHMKSRLEAAVKGNQESVNAKATQLQVPSKTSPSIQLKTNFL